A window from Vespa velutina chromosome 13, iVesVel2.1, whole genome shotgun sequence encodes these proteins:
- the LOC124953708 gene encoding neurofibromin isoform X4, protein MLQRVNEMAPSIGNPRTDQDRQCYESIIIVLDTLEKCLVNQPRDTTKYDEAMNVKLLLREICQFIDIPNDIPQHAHLKNLASKVLFALSLNFFSAVFNRISARLQELSNCGDENPDYSDIELIQHINIDVYRLTKLLNETIQKFKQLKKSVHLVLMNSLEKAIWNWMDTYPHEFADIQRRPNEDLAKACEELFDILDVYVDNKKGRNAALWPLQIMLLVLSPKVLDEIVADAGVSILQKHEKKRQFIISIKHSLATHGSSSRHLVEAAAVTCIKLCKASTYINNLDFNNVIFKLVQQVMNDLTALLFNPCKQFSRGQNYIAQDVDLMIDCFVSCFRIKPNNNKVLTFDFPLTYQFVLVSSLYKIVTEPRLTWWPQIDLIYSRSTELRNMFIDTLNKVTQSYSHTPLRMIQSLTLKNKEQSKCKDKGEEVFSNKNLLLCMVRLIHADPMLMLNNQGKAGHEMQSSTLELINGLVTLVHQTTMLDIANEAMEALLVLHHPDKIKAWNPEAPMETFWDISSQVLSSISEKLIQHQIFNYTSILKWLREILICRNGFLSQNKDYANVGSQIATCKQAHIKLEVALFMYLWSIDMEAVLVSMSCFALLCEEAEIRCGSDEVTVTCLLPNYHLYIELAQTSTILTTASGDSRINSHEYNHGRAALQKRIMALLRKIEHCVNGVQPAWEETYKNWEAMLRQLSNYPKTKTEDGQVESFHRSTGRRRASHQNSEHELDEQINEWANMTGFLCALGGVCLQKRFSNRLLSGLPSNPEAKKGSAKQLESISCLSNVNQDVQYCLVTQFVFNLLRLLTCNNEKFGAQIQKHVQELVGHEMSPALYPILFDQIKSIVEKFFDQGQVIVLDVNTQFIEHTIFIMKNILDSKTDQPSEYLGMTSIEGMTLAIVRYVRHLDMSVHSIHIKTNLCQLVETMMKRRDDLAFRQEMKFRNKLVEYLTDWIMGTTHQITPPSGADVTSITRELDQACMEAVGALLRGLPLQPEESDRGDPMEAKSQLFLKYFTLFMNLLNACNDGAAEEKDAVTPQPQLTIGKLSTLRNATIQVMSNLLSANIDSGLMHSISLGYNPDLQTRAAFMEVLTKILQQGTEFDNLAETVLADRFEQLVQLVTMISDKGELPIAMALANVVTTNQMDELARVFVTLFDAKHLLSPLLWNMFYREVEVSDCMQTLFRGNSLGSKIMAFCFKIYGASYLQSLLEPLIRPLLDDYTTGFEVDNARIDTNEDIEQNGRNLIALTQKVFDAIVSSADRFPPQLRSMCHCLYQVLSKRFPQCPQINIGAVGTVIFLRFINPAIVSPQEMGIVNKPVPAQVKRGLMLMSKILQNIANYVEFSKEQHMLPFNDFLRAHFEIGRRFFIQIASDCETVDQTSHPMSFVSDANVLALHRLLWNHQERIGDYLSSSRDHKAVGRRPFDKMATLLAYLGPPEHKPIDSHLLFSSYARWSSIDMSSTNFEEIMVKHNMHELDEFKTIKSLNIFYQAGTSKQGYPVFYYIARRYKIVETNSDLLIYHVILTLKPFCHSPFELVVDFTHACSDNRFRTEFLQKWFYVLPAVAYENIHAAYIYNCNSWVREYTKFHDGILAPLKGNRKVVFIDGPGRLNDYIDIENQKLPGATLSLDEDLKVFTSALKLSHKDTKISVRVGPTALQITSAEKCKVLSHSVLLNDVYYASEIDQVSLMDDNQFSLIISNEVSPLLFIHNDCDSIVQAIIHIRNRWELSQSDSMSVHPKIRPKDVPGTLLNMALLNLGSSDPNLRTAAYNQLCALTATFDLKIEGQLLETSGLCIPSNNTIFIKHVSETLAANDPHLTLEFLEECIQGFRMSTIELKHLCLEYMTPWLKNLVKFYKPNDEGGKRQKQVSQIIDKLITLTIKEVEMYPSIQAKIWSTIGRLPELIDTVLDNFIQRSVELGSPRVEIIADTAVALASGNVQLVAKKVIGRLCRVVDKTCTSPTTSLEQHKMWHSIAILARYLLMLSFNNCLDVGKNLPYIFHTVTFLVCSGSLSMRASTHGLVINSIHSLCTCSSPQFSEDTHRILRMSLDEFSLPKFYLLFGISQVKSAAVTAFRTAHRYSNEKRYGNERNVCGTQDRERLSLTNLEVITDALLEIMEACMRDIPNCDWLKTWTSLAKSFAFCFNPALQPRALIVFGCISKSINDQDMKQLLRILVKALESFNDITLLEAIVMCLTRLQPLLRPESPIHRYLFWVATSVLQLDEASLYASGLALLEQNLHTLDSQGTFDDKTLERVMMSTREPLEGHFKQLDNAVGLSFKSNFHFALVGHLLKGYRHPTPTTVTRTARVLTMLLAIVAKPYRRDKFEVSPESVAYLAALVSVSEEVRSRCHIRHSLNKNTTESGSTDFLDALVSHVTDVPGNTSNPTNRRQKSWDLLDQSALTQAKQQKQYSAHQTGRILFKTQRSFSVPTAKEAKPTDDPEPKNRSARVSVSNENNVLLDPEVLTDFPTQILVLTVLATLVKYSTDENETRILYEYLAEASVVFPKVFPVIHNLLDAKINTILSSCHDQAILNAVQGIIQNMIACEDTSQQQLHYLQSYGFGGLWRFAGPYSNCNCTAESAELFVNCLKAMVKSCPSTEENELASTNEASSQKIKRIVSDGHGSDNNTSKFKSTNTGSDRMNIRTFSEDTDDSRGTTSMRRDHSVETKGGIPTDSMSQAEIASSSNGGIPS, encoded by the exons ATGCTGCAACGCGTCAACGAAATGGCACCTTCTATCGGAAATCCACGTACCGATCAAGATCGTCAATGTTATGAAtctattatcatcgttttgGATACATTAGAAAAATGTCTTGTTAATCAGCCAAGAGACACTACGAAATACGACGAGGCCatgaatgtaaaattattgctTAGAGAAATATGCCAATTTATAG acATACCAAATGACATCCCTCAACATGCGCATCTTAAAAATTTGGCTAGCAAAGTATTATTTGCCTTGAGCCTAAACTTTTTCAGTGCagtttttaatagaatatctGCCAGATTGCAAGAATTATCTAATTGCGGTGATGAAAATCCAGATTATAgtgatattgaattaattcagCATATCAACATTGACGTATATAGATTAACAAAACTTTTGAatg aaactatacaaaaatttaaacAACTCAAGAAATCCGTTCATTTGGTTCTAATGAATTCATTGGAAAAAGCAATTTGGAATTGGATGGATACTTATCCCCATGAATTTGCTGATATTCAAAGGAGACCTAATGAAGATTTAGCTAAAGCATGCGAAGAACTTTTTGATATTCTTGATGTATacgtcgataataaaaaaggaagaaatgctGCTCTTTGGCCATTGCAAATTATGTTGCTAGTATTATCGCCTAAAGTATTGGATGAAATTGTTGCCGATGCTGGAGTATCTATTTTacaaaaacatgaaaaaaagagacaatttATAATTAGCATTAAACATAGTTTGGCAACTCATGGTAGTTCGAGTAGACATTTGGTTGAAGCAGCCGCGGTAACGTGCATTAAACTTTGTAAGGcatctacgtatataaataatttggatTTCAATAAcgtcatttttaaattagtaCAACAAGTAATGAATGATCTAACGGCATTGTTGTTTAATCCCTGCAAGCAATTCTCTCGTGGACAAAATTACATTGCTCAAGATGTTGATTTAATGATAGATTGTTTTGTAAGCTGTTTCCGTATAAaaccaaataataataaagtactTACATTTGATTTTCCATTGACATACCAATTCGTCTTGGTCAGTTCGTTATACAA aATCGTGACAGAACCAAGACTCACATGGTGGCCTCAAATAGATTTGATATATTCACGAAGTACGGAACTTAGAAATATGTTTATCGATACATTGAACAAAGTAACACAGAGCTATTCTCATACGCCATTGCGAATGATTCAAAGCTTGACtctcaaaaataaagaacaaagtaAATGCAAGGATAAAGGGGAAGAGGTTTTTAGTAACAAAAATTTGCTCTTATGTATGGTACGACTTATTCATGCAGATCCCATGTTGATGTTAAAC aatcaAGGTAAAGCTGGACACGAAATGCAAAGTTCAACGTTAGAATTGATTAATGGTCTTGTTACTTTGGTCCATCAAACAACGATGCTAGATATAGCTAATGAAGCAATGGAAGCATTGTTAGTATTACATCATCCTGACAAAATCAAAGCATGGAATCCAGAAGCTCCAATGGAGACTTTTTGGGACATTAGTTCTCAAGTACTTTCTTCGATTTCTGAAAAACTTATTCAAcatcaaattttcaattataccAGTATATTGAAGTGGCTTAGAGAGATTTTAATTTGTCGAAATGGGTTTCTCTCgcaaaataaagattatgctAACGTGGGTAGTCAAATTGCTACATGTAAGCAAGCACACATTAAACTTGAg GTTGCCctctttatgtatttatggAGCATTGATATGGAAGCTGTCTTGGTATCTATGTCATGTTTTGCATTATTGTGCGAAGAAGCTGAGATTCGCTGTGGTAGCGATGAAGTAACTGTGACGTGCCTACTTCccaattatcatttatatattgaattagCTCAAACTTCTACTATATTAACCACTG CCAGCGGGGATAGTAGAATAAATTCTCATGAATATAATCATG gaCGAGCTGCATTACAGAAGAGGATTATGGCCTTATTGAGAAAAATTGAACATTGTGTTAATGGTGTTCAACCt GCATGGGAAGAAACGTATAAAAACTGGGAGGCAATGTTACGACAATTATCTAATTATCCGAAAACAAAGACAGAAGATGGTCAAGTTGAATCGTTTCATCGTAGTACCGGAAGGAGAAGAGCTTCTCATCAAAATTCGGAACATGAATTGGATGAACAAATTAATGAATGGGCAAATATGACAGGATTTCTTTGTGCATTAGGTGGAGTGTGTTTGCAAAAGCGTTTTTCTAATAGATTGCTTTCTGGATTACCATCAAATCCTGAAGCTAAAAAGGGCTCAGCAAAGCAATTAGAATCTATATCTTGTTTATCGAACGTCAATCAGGATGTACAATATTGTCTAGTTACACAATTTGTGTTCAATCTTCTCAGATTATTAACATGTAACAATGAAAAGTTTGGAGCACAAATACAAAAGCATGTTCAGGAATTAGTTGGTCACGAAATGAGCCCTGCTTTATATCCAATACTATTTGAccaaataaaaagtatagtagaaaaattctttgatCAAGGGCAAGTAATTGTATTAGACGTTAATACACAATTTATTGAACATACGATCTTTATAATGAAGAATATTTTGGATTCTAAAACTGATCAACCATCGGAATATCTTGGAATGACTAGTATAGAAGGAATGACATTAGCAATTGTTAGATATGTTAGACATTTGGATATGTCGGTACATTCCATTCATATTAAGACCAACTTGTGTCAACTCGTCGAAACAATGATGAAAAGACGTGACGATTTAGCATTTCgacaagaaatgaaatttcgaaataaattagtGGAATACCTGACTGATTGGATAATGGGCACTACGCATCAAATAACTCCACCCAGTGGTGCTGATGTTACGAGTATTACAAG AGAATTGGATCAAGCATGTATGGAAGCAGTAGGAGCATTATTACGTGGACTTCCTCTTCAACCCGAAGAATCCGATCGTGGTGACCCTATGGAAGCAAAGTCACAATTATTTCTTAAGTATTTTACACTTTTCATGAATTTGTTAAATGCATGTAACGATGGGGCAGCTGAGGAGAAAGATGCAGTTACACCACAACCACAATTAACTATCGGCAAATTGTCTACGTTACGTAATGCTACTATACAAGTAATGAGCAATCTTCTCAGTGCAAATATTGATAGCGGCTTAATGCATtctataa GTTTAGGCTATAATCCAGATCTTCAAACACGAGCAGCTTTTATGGAAGTGTTGACAAAAATTCTTCAACAAGGAACCGAATTTGATAATCTTGCTGAAACAGTATTGGCTGATAGATTTGAACAATTAGTTCAATTAGTTACAATGATCAGCGATAAAGGAGAATTACCTATTGCAATGGCACTAGCTAATGTAGTAACAACAAATCAGATGGACGAATTGGCACGCGTTTTCGTTACCTTATTTGATGCTAAACACTTATTATCGCCGTTGTTATGGAATATGTTTTATCGAGAAGTTGAAGTTTCTGATTGTATGCAAACTCTCTTTCGGGGGAACAGTCTTGGGAGTAAAATTATggcattttgttttaaaatttatgGCGCGAGCTATTTGCAAAGTTTATTAGAACCATTGATCAGGCCACTGCTCGATGATTATACAACAGGATTTGAAGTTGATAACGCAAGAATAGATACGAATGAAGATATAGAACAAAATGGACGTAATTTGATTGCATTGACGCAAAAAGTATTTGATGCCATAGTATCCTCTGCTGATAG atttccTCCACAATTGCGCTCGATGTGTCATTGTTTATATCAAGTACTTAGTAAAAGATTTCCTCAGTGTCCGCAAATTAACATTGGTGCAGTTGGAACAGTGATATTCTTACGTTTCATTAATCCAGCTATAGTGTCGCCACAAGAAATGGGAATAGTAAATAAACCAGTACCGGCACAAGTCAAACGTGGTCTAATGCTGATgtcaaaaatattacaaaatatagcGAATTACGTTGAATTCAGTAAAGAACAACATATGTTACccttcaatgattttttacgAGCGCATTTTGAAATAGGCAGAAGATTTTTCATACAGATAGCATCGGATTGTGAAACGGTCGATCAAACGAGCCATCCTATGTCATTCGTATCCGACGCAAATGTTTTAGCTTTGCATAGACTTTTGTGGAATCATCAAGAACGAATTGGTGATTATCTCAGTAGTAGTAGGGACCATAAAGCTGTAGGTAGAAGGCCTTTTGATAAAATGGCTACATTATTGGCATATCTTGGCCCTCCAGAACATAAACCAATCGATTCACA tttattattttcatcctaTGCTCGATGGTCAAGCATTGATATGTCATCGACtaattttgaagaaatcatGGTGAAACATAATATGCACGAATTGGATGAGTTTAAAACCATCAAAAGCTTGAACATATTTTATCAAGCAGGAACAAGCAAACAAGGCTATccagtattttattatattgcaaGACGTTATAA gatCGTTGAAACTAATAGCgatttattgatatatcaCGTGATTCTTACTTTAAAACCATTCTGCCATTCGCCATTTGAGTTAGTTGTTGATTTCACTCATGCCTGTTCTGATAATCGATTTAGAACGGAATTCTTGCAAAAGTGGTTTTATGTGCTGCCAGCAGTAGCCTATGAAAATATTCACGCtgcatacatttataattgtaatagttGGGTACGagaatatacaaaatttcatgATGGAATCTTGGCACCTTTGAAGGGAAATCGCAAAGTAGTTTTCATCGATGGACCTGGCCGTTTAAATGACTATATCGATATAGAGAATCAGAAATTACCTGGTGCAACTTTATCTCTTGATGAGGATTTGAAGGTTTTTACCAGTGCTTTGAAATTATCCCATAAAGATACTAAAATTTCTGTAAGGGTTGGACCAACTGCTTTACAAATTACCTCTGCCGAAAAATGTAAAGTGTTATCACATTCCGTTCTTTTAAATGATGTATATTATGCTTCAGAAATAGACCAGGTTTCATTGATGGATGACAATCAGTTTTCCCTTATTATCTCCAATGAAGTTAgtccattattatttatccacAATGACTGTGATAGCATTGTGCAAGCTATAATTCACATAAGAAATAGATGGGAATTATCACAATCAGATTCTATGTCAGTTCATCCAAAGATACGACCTAAAGATGTGCCTGGTACCTTATTAAATATGGCTCTGTTAAATCTTGGCAGTTCTGATCCAAACTTACGAACGGCTGCATACAATCAATTGTGTGCATTAACAGCGAcgtttgatttaaaaattgaagGCCAACTATTGGAAACCTCTGGTTTATGTATACCATCGaacaatacaatatttattaaacacgTTAGCGAGACATTAGCTGCAAACGATCCACATTTGACCCTCGAATTTCTGGAGGAATGCATTCAAGGATTTCGTATGTCTACCATCGAATTAAAACATTTGTGTTTAGAATATATGACGCCATGGTTAAAGAATTTGGTCAAGTTTTACAAACCAAATGACGAAGGTGGCAAACGTCAGAAGCAAGTCTCGcaaataatagataaactTATTACTTTAACGATCAAAGAGGTTGAAATGTATCCAAGTATTCAAGCTAAAATTTGGAGCACCATTGGTAGATTACCTGAATTAATAGATACCGttcttgataattttattcaacgtAGCGTTGAATTGGGTTCGCCGAGAGTTGAAATAATAGCGGATACAGCTGTAGCTCTTGCATCTGGAAATGTTCAATTAGTGGCCAAGAAAGTAATTGGAAGATTATGCAGAGTGGTTGATAAAACTTGCACTTCCCCGACAACTTCTCTTGAGCAACATAAAATGTGGCATAGCATAGCCATTTTAGCACGTTATTTATTGATgttatcgtttaataattgtttagaCGTTGGAAAAAATTTACCATATATCTTTCACACCGTTACTTTCCTAGTATGTTCTGGAAGTCTTAGTATGCGAGCCTCTACCCATGGTTTAGTTATCAATAGTATACATTCTCTGTGTACGTGCAGTTCGCCACAATTCTCTGAGGATACACACAGAATATTAAGGATGAGTCTGGATGAATTTTCATTGCCtaaattttatcttctatttGGCATTAGCCAAGTAAAGTCTGCAGCTGTAACGGCATTTAGAACAGCTCATCGTTACTCAAACGAGAAACGTTatggaaacgaaagaaacgtttGTGGAACacaagacagagaaagattaTCTTTAACGAATTTGGAAGTAATTACCGATGCTCTTCTTGAGATTATGGAAGCATGCATGAGAGATATTCCCAATTGCGATTGGCTTAAAACATGGACATCTTTGGCTAAGAGTTTTGCATTCTGTTTTAATCCTGCTTTACAACCGCGTGCTTTAATCGTTTTTGGTTGTATCAGTAAAAGTATAAATGATCAGGATATGAAACAATTGTTAAGGATATTAGTGAAAGCTTTGGAAAGTTTTAATGACATCACACTTTTGGAAGCAATTGTTATGTGTCTTACACGTTTACAACCACTTCTTAGGCCT gaATCGCCGATACACAGATATTTATTCTGGGTAGCCACGTCTGTTCTTCAATTGGATGAAGCATCTCTATATGCATCTGGTTTGGCTCTTCTCGAACAAAATCTACACACTCTTGATTCTCAGGGTACTTTTGATGACAAG aCTTTAGAACGAGTAATGATGTCGACACGTGAACCACTGGAAGGACATTTCAAACAATTGGACAATGCAGTAGGATTATCATTTAAGTCTAACTTCCATTTTGCGTTAGTGGGACATCTTCTGAAAGGATATAGACATCCCACACCAACGACGGTAACAAGGACAGCTAGAGTATTAACTATGCTATTAGCTATTGTAGCTAAACCTTACAGAAGAGATAAGTTTGAAGTATCACCAGAGAGTGTGGCATATTTAGCTG cttTAGTATCTGTGTCAGAAGAAGTCAGAAGTCGATGTCATATCAGACATtctcttaataaaaatactacaGAATCTGGCAGTACAGATTTTCTTGACGCTTTGGTATCTCATGTTAca gatGTGCCTGGAAATACTAGTAATCCAACCAATCGAAGGCAAAAGTCTTGGGATCTTCTTGATCAATCTGCTCTAACTCAAGCTAAGCAACAGAAACAATACTCAGCTCATCAG ACTGGccgaattttatttaaaacgcAGCGATCCTTCTCCGTACCCACCGCAAAGGAAGCCAAGCCAACTGATGATCCAGAACCAAag aatcgTAGTGCTAGGGTTAGCGTgagtaatgaaaataacgtatTGCTCGACCCTGAAGTATTAACGGATTTCCCAACGCAAATTCTGGTTCTAACTGTTTTGGCAACTTTGGTCAAATACTCGACGGACGAAAATGAAACGCGAATTCTTTATGAATACCTAGCAGAGGCATCTGTGGTATTTCCTAAAGTTTTTCCTGTCAT aCACAATCTATTAGATGCAAAAATTAACACTATATTGTCATCTTGTCATGATCAAGCCATTTTAAATGCCGTACAAGGAATCATACAAAATATGATTGCATGCGAGGATACAAGTCAACAGCAACTTCATTATTTACAAAGTTATGGTTTTGGTGGATTATGGAGATTTGCTGGGCCATATTCGaac tgCAATTGTACGGCAGAGAGTGCGGAATTGTTTGTTAATTGTTTAAAAGCAATGGTAAAATCCTGTCCATCTACTGAAGAAAATGAACTTGCCAGTACCAACGAAGCATCATCCCAAAAAATTAAACGTATTGTAAGCGATGGACATGGTTCAGATAATAATACATCCAAATTTAAATCTACTAATACCGGAAGTGATCGTATGAATATACGTACTTTCTCAGAGGATACAGATGATTCACGTGGCACTACTTCTATGCGCAGAGA TCATAGTGTAGAAACTAAAGGAGGCATTCCCACGGACTCAATGAGTCAAGCAGAAATAGCAAGTAGTAGTAATGGTGGTATACCTTCCTAA